The DNA sequence CGATGGCGCTGGCCACGATGTTGACCACACCGAACGCGATGGCCAGCCAGCCGAGCAGTGGCGATCTGCCGTGGCGCCGGGCGTCCCGGATCGACAACCAGCCGAAGACGATGCCCAGGATGCCGCAGCAGAACAGGCCGAACACGATGCCGAGGACGCCCCAGAGCGTGCTCCGGTCCCGACCGGCAGCCGGTGGCGGCGGGGGCGGCGGATACGGAGCGTTCACGGATTCCTCCGAGCGGTCGGT is a window from the Micromonospora sp. DSM 45708 genome containing:
- a CDS encoding DUF4190 domain-containing protein → MNAPYPPPPPPPAAGRDRSTLWGVLGIVFGLFCCGILGIVFGWLSIRDARRHGRSPLLGWLAIAFGVVNIVASAIVRARGSYYYPYWYR